The sequence below is a genomic window from Melioribacteraceae bacterium.
TAATAATCAGATTAAAGTTGATGAATTAGTAAAAATAAATTACAATTATTCACCACCGGTCTCACCTTTCATTAATCTCCTCTCGATTCTGGGTCGAAAGGCAGAAAAGGAACTATTATGAAAAACCTTACCGTTGTCTCCAATCCCCTTGTTAAGAGGGATGTTACAATTTTGAGAGATCGTTCTACGGAGCCGCCGGCCTTCCGAGCCGCCTTGAGCCGCGTCTCTTATGCGATTGCAATTGAAATTGGCAACAGTATCGAATTGATTGAACATGAAGTTCAAACCCCTCTCGAAATTACAAAGGGATTCAAACTTAAACACCAGGTTGTGCTTGTACCTGTCCTGCGCGCCGGATTAAGTATGGTCAGCTCATTTCTGGAAATGATTCCCGATGCAAAAGTCGGGCATATCGGCCTGCAGCGCGACGAAAAGACTCTGGAACCGGTCGACTACTATTACAAAACTCCTAAAAATCTCGATACTTCATTAACAATACTTTTGGATCCGATGCTTGCGACCGGAGGAAGCGCGGTTGCTTCTTTTAATTATTTGAAAAAGAAAGGGGCTTCGAATTGTGTGCTTGCATGTTTAATTGCGGCACCTGAAGGTGTGGAAAAAATGAATTCCGAACACCCGGAAGTGCCAATTTATACCGCTGCGCTCGATAGGCAATTAAATGACCAGGGTTTTATTATGCCCGGACTTGGAGATGCAGGGGATAGAAC
It includes:
- the upp gene encoding uracil phosphoribosyltransferase, which codes for MKNLTVVSNPLVKRDVTILRDRSTEPPAFRAALSRVSYAIAIEIGNSIELIEHEVQTPLEITKGFKLKHQVVLVPVLRAGLSMVSSFLEMIPDAKVGHIGLQRDEKTLEPVDYYYKTPKNLDTSLTILLDPMLATGGSAVASFNYLKKKGASNCVLACLIAAPEGVEKMNSEHPEVPIYTAALDRQLNDQGFIMPGLGDAGDRTFGTF